From the Pseudomonadota bacterium genome, one window contains:
- a CDS encoding TRAP transporter large permease has protein sequence MDGPIVGVIGIIIMFAVLFLLKIPAGFVMAMIGFLGVAYVTSFEAAFGMLGTDLWNIFSSYGLTVIPMFILVGEFAHYGGYNHGLYNATYKWFGHYKGGLAITTIMACAIFSAISGSNTATAATMSTVAIPEMKKYNYHPQLNAGAVAAGATLGVLIPPSLVLVVYGIYTGQSIGKLFFGNVIPSAILTVLIAATVFYICWRHPDWGPRGPKSTWMERIKALPDLLDIFILFVIIMYALFTGVVTATEAAAASCAIGLILCLVRRKLSWKSFKASIVDTLRISCLVFMIVAGAVLFSRFLAVTRLPFEAANFITSLPLPNWMLLWIIILCYIIGGCVMDALAFLLVSLPIFYPIVMAMGYDPIWFGQMICIVTTMGSIMPPVGICCYVVAGMAKDISIGTVFRGSMYYLPSYVISMIILMLFPYATVLILSNLVR, from the coding sequence ATGGACGGACCAATTGTTGGTGTAATCGGCATTATTATTATGTTCGCAGTTCTGTTCCTGCTCAAGATACCGGCCGGTTTTGTCATGGCCATGATCGGGTTTTTGGGTGTTGCGTATGTGACCTCCTTCGAGGCAGCATTCGGCATGCTCGGGACAGACCTCTGGAATATCTTCTCGAGCTACGGGCTTACCGTTATCCCTATGTTTATCCTGGTAGGTGAGTTCGCCCATTATGGAGGCTACAACCATGGTCTCTATAATGCCACGTATAAATGGTTTGGCCATTATAAAGGTGGTTTGGCCATTACCACAATAATGGCATGTGCAATCTTTTCTGCAATAAGCGGCTCCAACACCGCTACTGCTGCCACAATGAGTACTGTAGCGATACCGGAAATGAAAAAGTATAACTATCATCCTCAGCTCAATGCGGGCGCTGTCGCTGCCGGCGCGACCCTTGGCGTTCTCATACCGCCAAGCCTCGTTCTTGTTGTGTATGGGATTTATACAGGTCAATCTATCGGCAAACTCTTCTTCGGGAATGTAATACCGAGTGCGATACTTACCGTCTTAATTGCCGCAACTGTATTCTATATTTGCTGGCGTCATCCGGATTGGGGCCCAAGGGGACCAAAGAGTACCTGGATGGAGAGGATTAAGGCCCTCCCGGATCTTCTCGATATTTTTATCCTCTTTGTAATCATTATGTATGCCCTTTTTACCGGTGTAGTAACTGCAACAGAAGCGGCAGCGGCAAGTTGCGCTATTGGTCTTATATTGTGTTTGGTGAGAAGGAAGCTTTCGTGGAAGAGCTTTAAGGCATCAATAGTCGATACGCTCCGCATCTCATGCCTTGTATTTATGATTGTTGCGGGAGCTGTGCTATTCAGCCGTTTCCTGGCGGTCACGAGGCTGCCTTTTGAGGCGGCAAACTTTATCACTTCCCTCCCCCTGCCTAACTGGATGCTTCTGTGGATCATTATATTGTGTTATATTATAGGCGGTTGTGTCATGGATGCCCTCGCTTTTCTGCTCGTATCGCTCCCAATATTCTACCCGATCGTCATGGCAATGGGATACGACCCGATATGGTTCGGGCAGATGATATGTATTGTTACCACAATGGGGTCAATCATGCCTCCTGTCGGTATCTGCTGCTATGTGGTAGCCGGAATGGCGAAGGATATTTCTATCGGAACCGTCTTTAGGGGAAGCATGTACTACCTCCCCTCATATGTGATCTCTATGATAATCCTGATGCTGTTCCCTTATGCAACCGTTCTGATCCTGTCAAACCTTGTGAGATGA
- a CDS encoding TRAP transporter small permease — MKYLDTLNDFLNKILIILGGIAVMALMLLATGNVVLRIFSIPYRGAYEIVSFLGAVVIAFALGLTQKTKSNIVVDILTEKFSKELQIVIDKIADLIIMIFFGIACWQIYVWGIKICESREVSETLKIPFYPFVFAVAIGFAMLSFTAFVDFLKKLFGEEE; from the coding sequence ATGAAGTATCTTGACACACTTAATGATTTTCTCAACAAGATTCTGATAATCTTAGGCGGCATCGCAGTAATGGCCCTTATGCTGCTTGCTACCGGGAATGTGGTTTTGCGAATATTCAGTATACCTTACAGGGGTGCCTATGAAATCGTATCCTTTCTCGGGGCAGTTGTAATCGCCTTTGCCCTTGGCTTAACCCAGAAAACCAAATCCAACATTGTGGTGGATATTTTAACCGAAAAATTTTCCAAGGAACTCCAAATCGTCATCGATAAAATAGCAGACCTGATCATAATGATCTTTTTCGGAATTGCATGTTGGCAGATATATGTCTGGGGAATAAAGATATGCGAATCCCGGGAAGTCTCGGAGACATTAAAGATTCCCTTCTACCCCTTTGTCTTTGCCGTAGCTATAGGGTTTGCCATGTTGAGTTTCACTGCATTTGTTGATTTTCTGAAAAAACTGTTCGGAGAGGAGGAGTAG
- a CDS encoding TRAP transporter substrate-binding protein → MSIKKIFLVFFAIAFLCSVNLVIPQHSYSQATITLKYANFPPATTFPCVQMERWAKEVEKRTSGKVKVQTFPGGTLLPAKNIFDGVISGMADIGNFAMSYQPGRFPISEAVDLPVGFANARVASLVLFDLIEKYNAKEFEKVKLLTLFTCPPANLMTSKPVKALKDLKGMEIRVSGTSVDVLKKLGGSPIAMPQSDTPEALQKGVVKGNFSSMEVLKDFNYAAYTPYVTLVNLQVVSFAVVMNKDKWNALPADVKKIFDDMRREQALWTGTYVDDHVKEALTWSKQKYKDFQVFELPKSEYAEIPKLMQPIIDGYVKKTNALGLPGDQIIKDINSLKAKYEKVYK, encoded by the coding sequence ATGAGTATTAAAAAAATATTTTTAGTGTTTTTTGCTATTGCCTTTTTGTGCAGTGTAAATCTGGTAATACCTCAGCATTCATACAGCCAGGCAACTATCACGCTCAAGTATGCCAATTTCCCTCCTGCAACCACATTTCCATGTGTCCAGATGGAAAGATGGGCAAAGGAAGTGGAGAAAAGAACAAGTGGAAAGGTCAAGGTACAGACCTTCCCGGGTGGGACACTGTTGCCGGCCAAGAACATTTTTGACGGAGTCATATCGGGAATGGCCGATATCGGAAACTTTGCCATGAGTTATCAGCCGGGACGTTTCCCTATCTCGGAAGCCGTCGATCTTCCGGTCGGGTTTGCTAACGCGCGGGTAGCGAGCCTTGTCCTTTTCGATCTTATTGAAAAATACAATGCCAAAGAATTTGAGAAAGTAAAACTGCTGACACTCTTTACCTGTCCGCCTGCAAATTTAATGACGAGTAAACCCGTGAAGGCCTTAAAAGATCTTAAGGGAATGGAAATACGGGTGTCCGGTACCTCCGTGGATGTATTGAAAAAATTAGGCGGCAGCCCCATTGCCATGCCGCAGTCTGATACGCCCGAGGCACTCCAGAAAGGTGTCGTGAAGGGTAATTTTTCTTCCATGGAAGTCCTCAAAGACTTTAACTATGCAGCCTACACGCCCTATGTAACACTTGTAAACCTTCAGGTTGTCTCCTTTGCCGTCGTCATGAATAAAGACAAGTGGAATGCCCTGCCCGCCGACGTGAAGAAGATTTTTGACGATATGAGGCGTGAGCAGGCTTTATGGACAGGAACATATGTTGATGACCATGTAAAGGAAGCCCTTACCTGGTCAAAGCAGAAGTACAAAGACTTTCAGGTTTTTGAACTCCCGAAAAGCGAATATGCAGAGATCCCGAAACTCATGCAGCCCATCATCGATGGATATGTAAAGAAAACGAACGCGCTGGGTCTGCCCGGTGATCAGATCATCAAAGATATCAATTCATTAAAAGCAAAGTACGAAAAAGTTTATAAGTAG